A single window of Nematostella vectensis chromosome 4, jaNemVect1.1, whole genome shotgun sequence DNA harbors:
- the LOC5501108 gene encoding uncharacterized protein LOC5501108 has product MATENGDIEVKEIVPSLDVDLPLDEENGERVSNLDEFETSRLSIPTYQWTTTEDDDMVEINADVVIPPIESLSESEETQNGAEIDKDMVIITEQDVEKLSYSHFEELTKFYSRSKNFDEWIMVDADHKSFQLKESLLLLSSVYKDDRLCCVVQ; this is encoded by the coding sequence ATGGCAACAGAAAATGGCGATATTGAAGTCAAGGAAATTGTTCCTAGTCTTGACGTGGATTTGCCTTTGGATGAAGAAAATGGAGAACGTGTCAGCAACTTGGACGAGTTCGAAACGAGCCGTCTCTCTATACCGACTTACCAGTGGACAACAACCGAAGACGATGACATGGTTGAGATAAACGCAGATGTGGTTATTCCACCGATTGAGTCACTTTCCGAGTCAGAGGAAACGCAAAATGGCGCAGAGATAGACAAAGATATGGTCATAATCACCGAGCAAGACGTAGAGAAACTGAGCTATTCACACTTTGAAGAGCTAACGAAATTCTACTCGAGAAGTAAGAATTTCGACGAGTGGATCATGGTTGATGCGGATCACAAGTCCTTTCAACTAAAGGAGAGTTTGTTGCTGTTGAGTTCTGTTTACAAAGATGACCGCTTATGTTGTGTTGTACAGTGA
- the LOC5501114 gene encoding titin isoform X3 — translation MAVWMEDCSSLPESTFKPINASAIFGGQLSFGVCPTEANIFRPAKPNANKIPKERKRVDRSNSDVATRRGSVDKRKAKDKEVIPRRRTPTKNHSAENGAVSPRSSTSEKGNENTEEDIDLNDSLEFTGDRYPLFIPVNDKANTENRPRKSSKSPSPPTNRTTQGESPKTSSSGHGQHSSRTAVRRSASFSSSQRRTSESESRSKPAVGKPRPVGNASVVRSPADSFRREKSDVVTVRGRGTQSPSSPRREISDLKSRSPSGVRREKSDIPFTRSKSPGGYKRENSDLVKPRATPSSVGLRREKSDLVSPRGACSRLPQIVKRENSDLTRPRTKAQVTQNIPTVSPSRVCKSPSDKSQGYHNHYHVSTTNAVISTNHSQEDFNSEDMSKIPTPQSRIPSLNKHSTPEQTKTPPKSKIPSLGKADKKVSKLKEPEVKKSGIPAPGSISKIPTTPSRPDSAKENKDPALINNDSIEETPKAAKPEAKTVSKIPSIGKSGSKSKIPSIGRQDSQGKGSDEEEPEHIVNGHGKTPVSKSKIASVGTSHQTTGIPTPGSKIPSVAKVIGPAKPAEKVDATPPSSKIPHLGSASSPITATPKTGIPMFSTSVQAENTESSIERKHSVPKSKIPSVSGASGIPKPGHKEESKLDTHESKLPVHSESKIPPPAVNGHSESKIPSVGGTPVSKIPSFSSKLQRKPSEEKHVENKPVENKPAETKQADNEPVFDKSKPNDEDKEIPPPPATAAKAPPPPPPRKDVEEPSPIEKHIFEEAKKMEKLLRNEDIVVEVPASNEPAAKTEDEIRKAEMCKFEQAQEAEDLISEVLKSYAPTLPTYSSDRSLDLLSNDRSPAMTPEKAKFTSKKSEDVKHTPPKEEKDVSFHTFGKRAPPAVTVKKEATPKEEIKEFNDSKTELKKDMALSLNVSKTMADESVAKRGELTPVKPPEIPPITSPETPVSTTPAIDTLGQYEQQARRSRSRQRKVITPDTEEPEKTFETETQREQEKQHVDKGKTPSESESKPTTKAAKVKSKHEKPKFVIESSLGKDFYSSKKPDDSSSKENIHDDIPKPEVIVIQNKTFDDTNITTKPAPVKEGKTKQESAAFEDVELSSHKGSKQEMRAWSMEQLDEKTVKCGCGRGGKCSIM, via the coding sequence CCTTCCCGAGTCTACCTTCAAGCCAATCAACGCGTCTGCAATATTTGGTGGTCAGCTAAGCTTCGGTGTCTGTCCAACAGAGGCTAACATCTTCCGACCTGCAAAACCCAACGCAAATAAAATCCCGAAAGAGCGAAAAAGAGTTGACAGGAGCAACAGCGATGTCGCAACACGAAGAGGTTCTGTAGATAAACGAAAGGCGAAAGATAAAGAGGTGATACCACGTCGGCGAACACCGACTAAAAATCACAGTGCCGAAAACGGTGCTGTTTCTCCACGATCCTCCACGAGCGAAAAGGGGAACGAAAACACCGAGGAGGATATCGACTTGAACGATTCATTAGAGTTCACTGGGGATAGATATCCGCTATTTATACCTGTTAACGATAAAGCAAATACAGAAAACAGACCTCGAAAATCATCTAAAAGTCCTAGCCCTCCCACTAACAGGACTACTCAAGGGGAATCCCCTAAAACAAGCTCATCAGGACACGGACAGCACTCCTCCAGGACTGCAGTCAGGAGAAGCGCAAGCTTTTCGTCAAGTCAACGGCGCACGAGTGAATCCGAATCTAGATCGAAACCCGCAGTTGGTAAACCGCGCCCTGTCGGAAACGCTTCGGTAGTACGATCACCAGCCGACAGCTTTCGGCGTGAGAAAAGTGACGTCGTTACTGTTCGGGGTAGAGGTACACAGTCACCGAGCTCCCCTCGACGAGAAATCAGTGATTTAAAATCTAGAAGCCCGTCTGGTGTGCGCCGTGAAAAAAGTGATATACCATTTACGCGATCGAAGTCTCCTGGTGGTTACAAGCGTGAAAATAGCGACTTGGTGAAACCACGTGCGACACCATCCTCAGTCGGTCTAAGACGCGAAAAGAGCGATCTAGTTAGCCCAAGAGGTGCTTGTTCCAGATTACCACAGATTGTGAAACGCGAAAATAGCGACCTAACGCGTCCAAGGACTAAGGCTCAAGTTACACAGAATATACCAACAGTCTCACCGAGTAGAGTATGTAAATCCCCAAGCGACAAAAGCCAGGGGTATCATAACCATTATCACGTAAGCACAACTAATGCAGTAATATCCACAAATCACAGTCAAGAAGATTTCAATTCTGAAGATATGTCGAAAATCCCAACTCCGCAGTCGAGGATTCCATCCTTGAACAAGCACAGTACCCCAGAGCAGACAAAGACTCCTCCAAAAAGTAAAATCCCGTCTCTCGGAAAAGCGGACAAGAAGGTCTCAAAGCTCAAGGAACCGGAAGTTAAAAAGTCTGGGATCCCTGCACCGGGGTCTATAAGCAAGATACCTACAACGCCAAGTAGACCTGACTCCGCCAAAGAAAACAAGGACCCTGCCTTAATCAACAACGATAGCATCGAGGAGACGCCTAAAGCGGCGAAACCAGAAGCAAAGACTGTAAGTAAGATACCGTCGATCGGAAAATCTGGCTCGAAGTCTAAGATTCCTTCGATCGGACGtcaggatagccagggaaagGGAAGTGATGAGGAGGAGCCAGAACATATTGTGAACGGCCATGGGAAAACCCCCGTTTCCAAGAGCAAGATCGCGTCTGTAGGCACTTCACATCAGACCACCGGTATTCCTACTCCTGGAAGTAAGATCCCTTCCGTAGCGAAAGTTATCGGACCTGCAAAACCAGCGGAAAAGGTCGACGCCACTCCTCCATCATCAAAGATTCCTCATTTGGGATCAGCGAGCTCGCCCATCACGGCTACGCCAAAGACCGGTATACCCATGTTTTCCACTTCCGTTCAAGCAGAAAATACCGAGTCTAGTATTGAGAGGAAGCATTCCGTTCCCAAAAGCAAAATACCCTCCGTGTCCGGTGCAAGTGGCATACCAAAACCCGGACACAAGGAGGAGTCCAAACTTGACACCCATGAATCAAAACTCCCGGTTCATTCCGAGTCCAAGATTCCACCCCCTGCTGTAAATGGACACAGTGAGTCCAAAATCCCTTCGGTTGGCGGGACTCCAGTTAGCAAAATACCCAGCTTCTCTAGTAAGCTACAGCGAAAACCTTCTGAAGAAAAACATGTGGAGAACAAACCGGTGGAGAATAAACCAGCAGAAACAAAACAAGCTGATAATGAACCTGTGTTTGATAAGTCTAAACCAAATGATGAAGATAAGGAAATTCCTCCTCCTCCCGCCACGGCTGCCAaggccccaccccctccccctcccaggAAAGATGTCGAGGAACCGTCTCCGATAGAGAAGCATATTTTTGAAGAGGcaaaaaagatggaaaagCTACTTAGAAATGAGGATATCGTAGTGGAGGTCCCAGCTTCAAATGAGCCAGCCGCGAAAacggaggatgaaatcagaaAAGCTGAGATGTGCAAGTTCGAGCAAGCTCAGGAAGCAGAGGACCTAATCAGTGAAGTTCTCAAAAGTTATGCCCCCACCTTGCCAACGTATAGTAGCGATCGCAGCTTAGACTTACTTTCAAACGACAGATCTCCTGCGATGACGCCGGAGAAGGCCAAATTTACGTCGAAAAAAAGCGAGGACGTCAAACATACTCCCcctaaagaagaaaaagacgTATCTTTCCATACTTTTGGGAAACGTGCTCCGCCAGCTGTAACTGTCAAGAAGGAGGCGACCCCAAAGGAGGAAATAAAAGAATTTAATGACTCTAAGACGGAATTGAAGAAGGATATGGCTCTTAGTTTAAATGTCAGCAAAACAATGGCCGACGAGAGTGTCGCCAAAAGGGGAGAGCTCACACCCGTGAAGCCACCGGAGATTCCTCCAATAACCAGCCCCGAGACTCCTGTCAGTACTACACCTGCAATCGACACACTCGGTCAGTACGAGCAGCAGGCTAGAAGGTCACGGAGTCGACAACGCAAGGTCATTACCCCTGACACCGAGGAACCCGAAAAAACATTTGAGACAGAGACCCAGCGGGAGCAAGAAAAACAGCATGTTGATAAGGGCAAGACCCCATCTGAATCGGAGTCTAAGCCCACGACGAAAGCCGCAAAGGTCAAGTCTAAGCACGAAAAGCCCAAGTTTGTAATTGAGTCTTCGCTGGGTAAAGACTTTTACTCGTCTAAAAAGCCGGACGATAGCTCCTCAAAGGAGAACATTCACGATGATATTCCTAAGCCCGAGGTTATTGTTATACAGAATAAGACATTTGATGATACAAATATTACCACGAAACCTGCACCGGTCAAGGAAGGAAAGACAAAGCAGGAATCGGCGGCGTTTGAAGATGTGGAACTTAGCTCGCATAAAGGATCAAAGCAAGAAATGAGGGCGTGGAGCATGGAGCAATTGGACGAGAAAACAGTCAAGTGTGGGTGTGGACGCGGCGGAAAGTGTTCCATTAtgtaa
- the LOC5501114 gene encoding titin isoform X1 has product MVSFAYGSEDYKRYSLPESTFKPINASAIFGGQLSFGVCPTEANIFRPAKPNANKIPKERKRVDRSNSDVATRRGSVDKRKAKDKEVIPRRRTPTKNHSAENGAVSPRSSTSEKGNENTEEDIDLNDSLEFTGDRYPLFIPVNDKANTENRPRKSSKSPSPPTNRTTQGESPKTSSSGHGQHSSRTAVRRSASFSSSQRRTSESESRSKPAVGKPRPVGNASVVRSPADSFRREKSDVVTVRGRGTQSPSSPRREISDLKSRSPSGVRREKSDIPFTRSKSPGGYKRENSDLVKPRATPSSVGLRREKSDLVSPRGACSRLPQIVKRENSDLTRPRTKAQVTQNIPTVSPSRVCKSPSDKSQGYHNHYHVSTTNAVISTNHSQEDFNSEDMSKIPTPQSRIPSLNKHSTPEQTKTPPKSKIPSLGKADKKVSKLKEPEVKKSGIPAPGSISKIPTTPSRPDSAKENKDPALINNDSIEETPKAAKPEAKTVSKIPSIGKSGSKSKIPSIGRQDSQGKGSDEEEPEHIVNGHGKTPVSKSKIASVGTSHQTTGIPTPGSKIPSVAKVIGPAKPAEKVDATPPSSKIPHLGSASSPITATPKTGIPMFSTSVQAENTESSIERKHSVPKSKIPSVSGASGIPKPGHKEESKLDTHESKLPVHSESKIPPPAVNGHSESKIPSVGGTPVSKIPSFSSKLQRKPSEEKHVENKPVENKPAETKQADNEPVFDKSKPNDEDKEIPPPPATAAKAPPPPPPRKDVEEPSPIEKHIFEEAKKMEKLLRNEDIVVEVPASNEPAAKTEDEIRKAEMCKFEQAQEAEDLISEVLKSYAPTLPTYSSDRSLDLLSNDRSPAMTPEKAKFTSKKSEDVKHTPPKEEKDVSFHTFGKRAPPAVTVKKEATPKEEIKEFNDSKTELKKDMALSLNVSKTMADESVAKRGELTPVKPPEIPPITSPETPVSTTPAIDTLGQYEQQARRSRSRQRKVITPDTEEPEKTFETETQREQEKQHVDKGKTPSESESKPTTKAAKVKSKHEKPKFVIESSLGKDFYSSKKPDDSSSKENIHDDIPKPEVIVIQNKTFDDTNITTKPAPVKEGKTKQESAAFEDVELSSHKGSKQEMRAWSMEQLDEKTVKCGCGRGGKCSIM; this is encoded by the coding sequence CCTTCCCGAGTCTACCTTCAAGCCAATCAACGCGTCTGCAATATTTGGTGGTCAGCTAAGCTTCGGTGTCTGTCCAACAGAGGCTAACATCTTCCGACCTGCAAAACCCAACGCAAATAAAATCCCGAAAGAGCGAAAAAGAGTTGACAGGAGCAACAGCGATGTCGCAACACGAAGAGGTTCTGTAGATAAACGAAAGGCGAAAGATAAAGAGGTGATACCACGTCGGCGAACACCGACTAAAAATCACAGTGCCGAAAACGGTGCTGTTTCTCCACGATCCTCCACGAGCGAAAAGGGGAACGAAAACACCGAGGAGGATATCGACTTGAACGATTCATTAGAGTTCACTGGGGATAGATATCCGCTATTTATACCTGTTAACGATAAAGCAAATACAGAAAACAGACCTCGAAAATCATCTAAAAGTCCTAGCCCTCCCACTAACAGGACTACTCAAGGGGAATCCCCTAAAACAAGCTCATCAGGACACGGACAGCACTCCTCCAGGACTGCAGTCAGGAGAAGCGCAAGCTTTTCGTCAAGTCAACGGCGCACGAGTGAATCCGAATCTAGATCGAAACCCGCAGTTGGTAAACCGCGCCCTGTCGGAAACGCTTCGGTAGTACGATCACCAGCCGACAGCTTTCGGCGTGAGAAAAGTGACGTCGTTACTGTTCGGGGTAGAGGTACACAGTCACCGAGCTCCCCTCGACGAGAAATCAGTGATTTAAAATCTAGAAGCCCGTCTGGTGTGCGCCGTGAAAAAAGTGATATACCATTTACGCGATCGAAGTCTCCTGGTGGTTACAAGCGTGAAAATAGCGACTTGGTGAAACCACGTGCGACACCATCCTCAGTCGGTCTAAGACGCGAAAAGAGCGATCTAGTTAGCCCAAGAGGTGCTTGTTCCAGATTACCACAGATTGTGAAACGCGAAAATAGCGACCTAACGCGTCCAAGGACTAAGGCTCAAGTTACACAGAATATACCAACAGTCTCACCGAGTAGAGTATGTAAATCCCCAAGCGACAAAAGCCAGGGGTATCATAACCATTATCACGTAAGCACAACTAATGCAGTAATATCCACAAATCACAGTCAAGAAGATTTCAATTCTGAAGATATGTCGAAAATCCCAACTCCGCAGTCGAGGATTCCATCCTTGAACAAGCACAGTACCCCAGAGCAGACAAAGACTCCTCCAAAAAGTAAAATCCCGTCTCTCGGAAAAGCGGACAAGAAGGTCTCAAAGCTCAAGGAACCGGAAGTTAAAAAGTCTGGGATCCCTGCACCGGGGTCTATAAGCAAGATACCTACAACGCCAAGTAGACCTGACTCCGCCAAAGAAAACAAGGACCCTGCCTTAATCAACAACGATAGCATCGAGGAGACGCCTAAAGCGGCGAAACCAGAAGCAAAGACTGTAAGTAAGATACCGTCGATCGGAAAATCTGGCTCGAAGTCTAAGATTCCTTCGATCGGACGtcaggatagccagggaaagGGAAGTGATGAGGAGGAGCCAGAACATATTGTGAACGGCCATGGGAAAACCCCCGTTTCCAAGAGCAAGATCGCGTCTGTAGGCACTTCACATCAGACCACCGGTATTCCTACTCCTGGAAGTAAGATCCCTTCCGTAGCGAAAGTTATCGGACCTGCAAAACCAGCGGAAAAGGTCGACGCCACTCCTCCATCATCAAAGATTCCTCATTTGGGATCAGCGAGCTCGCCCATCACGGCTACGCCAAAGACCGGTATACCCATGTTTTCCACTTCCGTTCAAGCAGAAAATACCGAGTCTAGTATTGAGAGGAAGCATTCCGTTCCCAAAAGCAAAATACCCTCCGTGTCCGGTGCAAGTGGCATACCAAAACCCGGACACAAGGAGGAGTCCAAACTTGACACCCATGAATCAAAACTCCCGGTTCATTCCGAGTCCAAGATTCCACCCCCTGCTGTAAATGGACACAGTGAGTCCAAAATCCCTTCGGTTGGCGGGACTCCAGTTAGCAAAATACCCAGCTTCTCTAGTAAGCTACAGCGAAAACCTTCTGAAGAAAAACATGTGGAGAACAAACCGGTGGAGAATAAACCAGCAGAAACAAAACAAGCTGATAATGAACCTGTGTTTGATAAGTCTAAACCAAATGATGAAGATAAGGAAATTCCTCCTCCTCCCGCCACGGCTGCCAaggccccaccccctccccctcccaggAAAGATGTCGAGGAACCGTCTCCGATAGAGAAGCATATTTTTGAAGAGGcaaaaaagatggaaaagCTACTTAGAAATGAGGATATCGTAGTGGAGGTCCCAGCTTCAAATGAGCCAGCCGCGAAAacggaggatgaaatcagaaAAGCTGAGATGTGCAAGTTCGAGCAAGCTCAGGAAGCAGAGGACCTAATCAGTGAAGTTCTCAAAAGTTATGCCCCCACCTTGCCAACGTATAGTAGCGATCGCAGCTTAGACTTACTTTCAAACGACAGATCTCCTGCGATGACGCCGGAGAAGGCCAAATTTACGTCGAAAAAAAGCGAGGACGTCAAACATACTCCCcctaaagaagaaaaagacgTATCTTTCCATACTTTTGGGAAACGTGCTCCGCCAGCTGTAACTGTCAAGAAGGAGGCGACCCCAAAGGAGGAAATAAAAGAATTTAATGACTCTAAGACGGAATTGAAGAAGGATATGGCTCTTAGTTTAAATGTCAGCAAAACAATGGCCGACGAGAGTGTCGCCAAAAGGGGAGAGCTCACACCCGTGAAGCCACCGGAGATTCCTCCAATAACCAGCCCCGAGACTCCTGTCAGTACTACACCTGCAATCGACACACTCGGTCAGTACGAGCAGCAGGCTAGAAGGTCACGGAGTCGACAACGCAAGGTCATTACCCCTGACACCGAGGAACCCGAAAAAACATTTGAGACAGAGACCCAGCGGGAGCAAGAAAAACAGCATGTTGATAAGGGCAAGACCCCATCTGAATCGGAGTCTAAGCCCACGACGAAAGCCGCAAAGGTCAAGTCTAAGCACGAAAAGCCCAAGTTTGTAATTGAGTCTTCGCTGGGTAAAGACTTTTACTCGTCTAAAAAGCCGGACGATAGCTCCTCAAAGGAGAACATTCACGATGATATTCCTAAGCCCGAGGTTATTGTTATACAGAATAAGACATTTGATGATACAAATATTACCACGAAACCTGCACCGGTCAAGGAAGGAAAGACAAAGCAGGAATCGGCGGCGTTTGAAGATGTGGAACTTAGCTCGCATAAAGGATCAAAGCAAGAAATGAGGGCGTGGAGCATGGAGCAATTGGACGAGAAAACAGTCAAGTGTGGGTGTGGACGCGGCGGAAAGTGTTCCATTAtgtaa
- the LOC5501114 gene encoding titin isoform X2: protein MADFWAQFSQPLPESTFKPINASAIFGGQLSFGVCPTEANIFRPAKPNANKIPKERKRVDRSNSDVATRRGSVDKRKAKDKEVIPRRRTPTKNHSAENGAVSPRSSTSEKGNENTEEDIDLNDSLEFTGDRYPLFIPVNDKANTENRPRKSSKSPSPPTNRTTQGESPKTSSSGHGQHSSRTAVRRSASFSSSQRRTSESESRSKPAVGKPRPVGNASVVRSPADSFRREKSDVVTVRGRGTQSPSSPRREISDLKSRSPSGVRREKSDIPFTRSKSPGGYKRENSDLVKPRATPSSVGLRREKSDLVSPRGACSRLPQIVKRENSDLTRPRTKAQVTQNIPTVSPSRVCKSPSDKSQGYHNHYHVSTTNAVISTNHSQEDFNSEDMSKIPTPQSRIPSLNKHSTPEQTKTPPKSKIPSLGKADKKVSKLKEPEVKKSGIPAPGSISKIPTTPSRPDSAKENKDPALINNDSIEETPKAAKPEAKTVSKIPSIGKSGSKSKIPSIGRQDSQGKGSDEEEPEHIVNGHGKTPVSKSKIASVGTSHQTTGIPTPGSKIPSVAKVIGPAKPAEKVDATPPSSKIPHLGSASSPITATPKTGIPMFSTSVQAENTESSIERKHSVPKSKIPSVSGASGIPKPGHKEESKLDTHESKLPVHSESKIPPPAVNGHSESKIPSVGGTPVSKIPSFSSKLQRKPSEEKHVENKPVENKPAETKQADNEPVFDKSKPNDEDKEIPPPPATAAKAPPPPPPRKDVEEPSPIEKHIFEEAKKMEKLLRNEDIVVEVPASNEPAAKTEDEIRKAEMCKFEQAQEAEDLISEVLKSYAPTLPTYSSDRSLDLLSNDRSPAMTPEKAKFTSKKSEDVKHTPPKEEKDVSFHTFGKRAPPAVTVKKEATPKEEIKEFNDSKTELKKDMALSLNVSKTMADESVAKRGELTPVKPPEIPPITSPETPVSTTPAIDTLGQYEQQARRSRSRQRKVITPDTEEPEKTFETETQREQEKQHVDKGKTPSESESKPTTKAAKVKSKHEKPKFVIESSLGKDFYSSKKPDDSSSKENIHDDIPKPEVIVIQNKTFDDTNITTKPAPVKEGKTKQESAAFEDVELSSHKGSKQEMRAWSMEQLDEKTVKCGCGRGGKCSIM, encoded by the coding sequence CCTTCCCGAGTCTACCTTCAAGCCAATCAACGCGTCTGCAATATTTGGTGGTCAGCTAAGCTTCGGTGTCTGTCCAACAGAGGCTAACATCTTCCGACCTGCAAAACCCAACGCAAATAAAATCCCGAAAGAGCGAAAAAGAGTTGACAGGAGCAACAGCGATGTCGCAACACGAAGAGGTTCTGTAGATAAACGAAAGGCGAAAGATAAAGAGGTGATACCACGTCGGCGAACACCGACTAAAAATCACAGTGCCGAAAACGGTGCTGTTTCTCCACGATCCTCCACGAGCGAAAAGGGGAACGAAAACACCGAGGAGGATATCGACTTGAACGATTCATTAGAGTTCACTGGGGATAGATATCCGCTATTTATACCTGTTAACGATAAAGCAAATACAGAAAACAGACCTCGAAAATCATCTAAAAGTCCTAGCCCTCCCACTAACAGGACTACTCAAGGGGAATCCCCTAAAACAAGCTCATCAGGACACGGACAGCACTCCTCCAGGACTGCAGTCAGGAGAAGCGCAAGCTTTTCGTCAAGTCAACGGCGCACGAGTGAATCCGAATCTAGATCGAAACCCGCAGTTGGTAAACCGCGCCCTGTCGGAAACGCTTCGGTAGTACGATCACCAGCCGACAGCTTTCGGCGTGAGAAAAGTGACGTCGTTACTGTTCGGGGTAGAGGTACACAGTCACCGAGCTCCCCTCGACGAGAAATCAGTGATTTAAAATCTAGAAGCCCGTCTGGTGTGCGCCGTGAAAAAAGTGATATACCATTTACGCGATCGAAGTCTCCTGGTGGTTACAAGCGTGAAAATAGCGACTTGGTGAAACCACGTGCGACACCATCCTCAGTCGGTCTAAGACGCGAAAAGAGCGATCTAGTTAGCCCAAGAGGTGCTTGTTCCAGATTACCACAGATTGTGAAACGCGAAAATAGCGACCTAACGCGTCCAAGGACTAAGGCTCAAGTTACACAGAATATACCAACAGTCTCACCGAGTAGAGTATGTAAATCCCCAAGCGACAAAAGCCAGGGGTATCATAACCATTATCACGTAAGCACAACTAATGCAGTAATATCCACAAATCACAGTCAAGAAGATTTCAATTCTGAAGATATGTCGAAAATCCCAACTCCGCAGTCGAGGATTCCATCCTTGAACAAGCACAGTACCCCAGAGCAGACAAAGACTCCTCCAAAAAGTAAAATCCCGTCTCTCGGAAAAGCGGACAAGAAGGTCTCAAAGCTCAAGGAACCGGAAGTTAAAAAGTCTGGGATCCCTGCACCGGGGTCTATAAGCAAGATACCTACAACGCCAAGTAGACCTGACTCCGCCAAAGAAAACAAGGACCCTGCCTTAATCAACAACGATAGCATCGAGGAGACGCCTAAAGCGGCGAAACCAGAAGCAAAGACTGTAAGTAAGATACCGTCGATCGGAAAATCTGGCTCGAAGTCTAAGATTCCTTCGATCGGACGtcaggatagccagggaaagGGAAGTGATGAGGAGGAGCCAGAACATATTGTGAACGGCCATGGGAAAACCCCCGTTTCCAAGAGCAAGATCGCGTCTGTAGGCACTTCACATCAGACCACCGGTATTCCTACTCCTGGAAGTAAGATCCCTTCCGTAGCGAAAGTTATCGGACCTGCAAAACCAGCGGAAAAGGTCGACGCCACTCCTCCATCATCAAAGATTCCTCATTTGGGATCAGCGAGCTCGCCCATCACGGCTACGCCAAAGACCGGTATACCCATGTTTTCCACTTCCGTTCAAGCAGAAAATACCGAGTCTAGTATTGAGAGGAAGCATTCCGTTCCCAAAAGCAAAATACCCTCCGTGTCCGGTGCAAGTGGCATACCAAAACCCGGACACAAGGAGGAGTCCAAACTTGACACCCATGAATCAAAACTCCCGGTTCATTCCGAGTCCAAGATTCCACCCCCTGCTGTAAATGGACACAGTGAGTCCAAAATCCCTTCGGTTGGCGGGACTCCAGTTAGCAAAATACCCAGCTTCTCTAGTAAGCTACAGCGAAAACCTTCTGAAGAAAAACATGTGGAGAACAAACCGGTGGAGAATAAACCAGCAGAAACAAAACAAGCTGATAATGAACCTGTGTTTGATAAGTCTAAACCAAATGATGAAGATAAGGAAATTCCTCCTCCTCCCGCCACGGCTGCCAaggccccaccccctccccctcccaggAAAGATGTCGAGGAACCGTCTCCGATAGAGAAGCATATTTTTGAAGAGGcaaaaaagatggaaaagCTACTTAGAAATGAGGATATCGTAGTGGAGGTCCCAGCTTCAAATGAGCCAGCCGCGAAAacggaggatgaaatcagaaAAGCTGAGATGTGCAAGTTCGAGCAAGCTCAGGAAGCAGAGGACCTAATCAGTGAAGTTCTCAAAAGTTATGCCCCCACCTTGCCAACGTATAGTAGCGATCGCAGCTTAGACTTACTTTCAAACGACAGATCTCCTGCGATGACGCCGGAGAAGGCCAAATTTACGTCGAAAAAAAGCGAGGACGTCAAACATACTCCCcctaaagaagaaaaagacgTATCTTTCCATACTTTTGGGAAACGTGCTCCGCCAGCTGTAACTGTCAAGAAGGAGGCGACCCCAAAGGAGGAAATAAAAGAATTTAATGACTCTAAGACGGAATTGAAGAAGGATATGGCTCTTAGTTTAAATGTCAGCAAAACAATGGCCGACGAGAGTGTCGCCAAAAGGGGAGAGCTCACACCCGTGAAGCCACCGGAGATTCCTCCAATAACCAGCCCCGAGACTCCTGTCAGTACTACACCTGCAATCGACACACTCGGTCAGTACGAGCAGCAGGCTAGAAGGTCACGGAGTCGACAACGCAAGGTCATTACCCCTGACACCGAGGAACCCGAAAAAACATTTGAGACAGAGACCCAGCGGGAGCAAGAAAAACAGCATGTTGATAAGGGCAAGACCCCATCTGAATCGGAGTCTAAGCCCACGACGAAAGCCGCAAAGGTCAAGTCTAAGCACGAAAAGCCCAAGTTTGTAATTGAGTCTTCGCTGGGTAAAGACTTTTACTCGTCTAAAAAGCCGGACGATAGCTCCTCAAAGGAGAACATTCACGATGATATTCCTAAGCCCGAGGTTATTGTTATACAGAATAAGACATTTGATGATACAAATATTACCACGAAACCTGCACCGGTCAAGGAAGGAAAGACAAAGCAGGAATCGGCGGCGTTTGAAGATGTGGAACTTAGCTCGCATAAAGGATCAAAGCAAGAAATGAGGGCGTGGAGCATGGAGCAATTGGACGAGAAAACAGTCAAGTGTGGGTGTGGACGCGGCGGAAAGTGTTCCATTAtgtaa